A genomic region of Nostoc sp. UHCC 0702 contains the following coding sequences:
- a CDS encoding DUF2488 family protein, which translates to MQTYYYVLASKQFLVDEEPIHEVLKERTRHYHEQEKEIDFWLVQKPAFLEAPELAEAKAKCPKPAAAIISTNPQFITWLKLRLEYVITGEFQAPSQTIPNPLASLTTVS; encoded by the coding sequence ATGCAAACATATTATTACGTTTTGGCAAGTAAACAATTTCTAGTAGATGAAGAACCAATACATGAAGTGCTGAAAGAACGCACCCGTCACTATCACGAACAAGAAAAAGAAATCGATTTTTGGTTGGTGCAAAAACCAGCCTTTTTGGAAGCACCAGAATTGGCAGAAGCCAAGGCGAAGTGTCCCAAACCAGCAGCCGCAATTATTTCCACTAATCCCCAATTTATTACCTGGCTAAAACTGCGATTAGAATACGTGATTACAGGAGAATTTCAAGCTCCTTCACAGACTATTCCCAATCCTTTAGCATCTCTTACCACTGTGTCCTGA
- a CDS encoding SnoaL-like polyketide cyclase yields MSATQSNNLPLWVQDRDQVIAESTGVQWRYQTPPDYSRSKENLAKESTLNHLEGTLEAIVQNLVRTFEMEVSFKTNPQQWLSIVNDKFRVSTNGGTEYTAADLAAQGTYNLFMADSEHYKASQESFESSAKLFHTTFPQGFPWEVLEVFSGPPNVTFKWRHWGHFNGAYQDYAPTQETVEIIGMSIASVTDDLKIISLEHYFDNALFLGKLTAGGKQINSENQGNACPFSSWFKKFHKS; encoded by the coding sequence ATGAGCGCAACACAGTCTAACAACCTTCCGCTTTGGGTACAAGATAGGGATCAGGTGATTGCCGAAAGTACTGGTGTCCAATGGCGATATCAAACACCTCCAGATTATTCTCGCTCTAAAGAGAATCTCGCAAAGGAAAGTACACTCAACCACCTTGAGGGTACATTAGAAGCGATCGTGCAAAACCTGGTGAGAACCTTCGAGATGGAGGTATCATTTAAGACGAATCCTCAACAGTGGTTGTCGATTGTGAATGACAAGTTTCGTGTGAGTACCAATGGCGGAACTGAGTACACAGCAGCAGATTTGGCAGCACAAGGTACTTACAATTTATTTATGGCTGATTCCGAGCATTACAAAGCTTCACAAGAAAGCTTTGAATCATCAGCAAAACTCTTCCACACAACCTTTCCTCAAGGATTTCCTTGGGAAGTATTGGAAGTGTTCTCAGGGCCACCAAACGTCACATTTAAGTGGCGGCACTGGGGACATTTTAACGGTGCATATCAAGATTATGCACCTACACAAGAAACTGTGGAAATTATCGGCATGAGCATTGCCAGCGTAACCGATGACTTGAAGATTATTTCTTTGGAACACTATTTTGATAACGCGCTGTTTTTAGGTAAGCTAACAGCTGGTGGCAAACAGATAAATAGTGAAAACCAGGGAAATGCTTGTCCCTTCAGTTCTTGGTTCAAAAAATTCCACAAGAGTTAG
- a CDS encoding pyridoxine 5'-phosphate synthase → MPTLGVNIDHIATIRQARRTVEPDPVAAAVLAELGGADGITVHLREDRRHIQDRDVRLLRQTVRTHLNLEMAATDEMLAIALDIKPDYVTLVPEKREEVTTEGGLDIVGQIVRIGEIVDKLQGAGIPVSLFIDAEPAQIEASVKVQARFIELHTGQYAEAGDETKRQQELAVLAKGCEQAIKAGLRVNAGHGLTYWNVYPVAALPGMEELNIGHTIISRAALVGIERAVREMKQAIRGNGD, encoded by the coding sequence GTGCCTACACTCGGTGTAAATATCGATCATATTGCCACCATTCGGCAAGCGCGGCGGACGGTGGAACCTGACCCAGTGGCGGCGGCGGTGCTGGCAGAATTAGGCGGTGCAGATGGCATTACTGTACATCTGCGAGAAGATAGACGGCATATCCAAGACAGAGATGTACGCTTGTTGCGGCAAACAGTGAGAACGCACCTGAATTTAGAAATGGCCGCTACAGATGAAATGCTAGCGATCGCCCTCGATATTAAACCAGATTACGTGACTTTAGTACCGGAAAAGCGGGAAGAAGTCACCACAGAAGGCGGGTTAGATATTGTCGGGCAAATTGTTAGAATAGGCGAGATAGTCGATAAATTGCAGGGCGCTGGCATTCCAGTCAGTTTATTTATCGATGCCGAACCAGCACAAATTGAAGCATCAGTCAAGGTGCAGGCGCGGTTTATTGAACTGCACACAGGACAATATGCTGAGGCTGGGGATGAAACTAAGCGCCAGCAAGAATTAGCTGTGTTAGCTAAAGGGTGCGAACAAGCAATTAAAGCTGGATTGCGAGTGAACGCTGGTCATGGGCTGACTTACTGGAACGTCTACCCGGTGGCTGCGCTTCCAGGGATGGAAGAACTGAATATTGGTCATACCATTATCAGTCGGGCAGCTTTAGTAGGCATAGAACGAGCAGTCCGTGAGATGAAACAAGCGATACGTGGGAATGGGGACTAG
- a CDS encoding UDP-N-acetylmuramoyl-tripeptide--D-alanyl-D-alanine ligase, which produces MPLSASLTQLIEVLLAQPINLSEAALAQICSGIQTDSRILKSGEVFLALRGEKFDGHEFVPTAITKGAKAAIVDFAYENPEVPVLQVKNTLEAYQKIGRWWRDRFDIPVIGVTGSVGKTTTKELIAAVLATHGRVHKTYGNFNNEIGVPKTLLELDAEHDYAVIEMAMRGRGQIAELTQIARPTIGVITNVGTAHIELLGSEDAIAEAKCELLAQMPKDSVAILNHDNPLLIATAKKVWSGEVLTYGLSGGDIQGQLIDHETVEVAGMQLPLPLPGRHNATNFLAALAVAKVLGIDWATLLDGVIVNMPTGRSQQFVLPNDVVILDETYNAAPEAMLAALQLLADTPGKRKIAVLGAMKELGERSRSLHQQVGETARKLKLDGLLVLVDGQDAEAIALSAEGIPSECFATHADLVARLKTFVQEGDRLLFKAAHSVGLDRVVNQFRSEFPG; this is translated from the coding sequence ATGCCTTTGTCTGCTAGTCTAACCCAGTTGATTGAAGTTCTTTTAGCCCAGCCTATAAACTTATCTGAAGCTGCCTTAGCACAAATATGTAGCGGGATACAAACGGACAGCCGGATATTAAAGTCAGGTGAAGTATTTTTAGCTTTACGGGGTGAAAAATTTGATGGACACGAATTTGTGCCAACAGCCATAACTAAAGGTGCTAAGGCAGCAATTGTTGATTTTGCCTACGAAAATCCAGAAGTGCCTGTATTGCAGGTAAAAAACACCCTAGAAGCATATCAGAAAATTGGTAGATGGTGGCGCGATCGCTTCGATATTCCCGTGATTGGGGTAACGGGTTCTGTGGGCAAAACCACAACCAAGGAACTAATCGCCGCAGTTTTAGCAACTCATGGGCGAGTTCACAAAACTTATGGAAATTTCAATAACGAAATCGGTGTTCCGAAAACTTTGTTAGAACTCGATGCCGAACATGACTACGCCGTGATTGAAATGGCGATGCGGGGTAGAGGACAAATTGCCGAACTGACACAAATAGCGCGTCCCACCATTGGAGTGATTACGAATGTGGGAACGGCACATATTGAATTATTGGGTTCCGAAGATGCGATCGCTGAGGCTAAATGCGAATTATTAGCCCAAATGCCCAAGGATAGTGTAGCAATTCTCAATCATGACAATCCTTTATTAATTGCTACAGCCAAGAAAGTTTGGTCAGGAGAAGTTTTAACTTATGGCTTATCTGGCGGCGATATCCAAGGGCAACTGATTGATCACGAAACTGTGGAAGTAGCAGGAATGCAACTGCCTTTACCTTTACCTGGTCGTCACAACGCCACAAATTTTTTGGCAGCTTTGGCGGTGGCGAAAGTGCTGGGTATTGATTGGGCAACTTTGCTTGATGGTGTAATCGTGAATATGCCCACAGGGCGATCGCAGCAGTTTGTTTTGCCTAATGATGTGGTAATCTTAGATGAGACTTACAATGCTGCACCAGAAGCTATGCTAGCAGCGTTACAGTTATTGGCAGACACACCCGGAAAGCGGAAGATTGCCGTATTAGGTGCGATGAAAGAATTGGGAGAGCGATCGCGTTCGTTGCACCAACAAGTAGGGGAAACAGCGCGAAAGTTGAAATTAGACGGTTTATTGGTTTTGGTTGATGGACAAGATGCCGAAGCGATCGCGTTGAGTGCCGAGGGAATTCCATCGGAATGCTTTGCCACTCATGCCGATTTAGTTGCCAGATTAAAGACATTTGTTCAAGAGGGCGATCGCTTATTATTTAAAGCTGCCCACTCAGTAGGATTAGATCGCGTCGTCAATCAGTTCCGCTCAGAATTTCCTGGATGA
- a CDS encoding DUF3122 domain-containing protein translates to MNSIYFNGSKIHLMRWLLAAWICVFLVVCSPLPAFAAVTQIEEYPGQMLYQSRQTLRDQIGNSWQAIAFKRIHPEGSAIVSLRLVGFPSGVEFDHTQPLTLTTSMGQILTAKDISSEISQDTPTPANVAEYDIKSALPQLQAEIPLHLTLPMVTGSSIELQIPSTAIQEWQAVSAS, encoded by the coding sequence ATGAACTCTATCTACTTTAATGGGTCTAAAATTCACTTGATGCGCTGGCTGCTGGCTGCTTGGATCTGCGTTTTCCTGGTTGTTTGCAGTCCCCTACCCGCCTTTGCTGCTGTGACACAAATCGAAGAATATCCAGGGCAGATGCTCTACCAATCCCGGCAAACCCTGCGAGATCAGATAGGAAATTCCTGGCAGGCGATCGCCTTCAAGCGCATCCATCCCGAAGGTAGTGCCATTGTCTCTCTGCGGCTAGTGGGCTTTCCTAGTGGGGTGGAATTCGATCACACTCAACCACTGACGCTAACAACATCTATGGGGCAAATTCTAACCGCCAAGGATATTTCTAGCGAAATTTCTCAGGACACACCAACTCCAGCGAATGTCGCAGAATATGACATTAAGTCTGCCCTACCGCAGTTGCAGGCTGAAATTCCTCTTCATCTAACTTTACCGATGGTAACTGGCTCATCGATCGAGTTACAAATCCCATCCACGGCGATCCAAGAGTGGCAAGCAGTTTCTGCTAGTTGA
- a CDS encoding rhodanese-like domain-containing protein translates to MIFKNFLSTILLELALSIGFFFGVGQPSIAATPSPIFMVGVKIATVAEVLPNVELEVDRFLTSIPAGYYTIPSVEELKSQLGKPQTVLVDVRETSEYRSGHIPNAINIPLRTLAHNLNQIPRDHPVVLYCSSGYRSAMGVMTLHLLGYENVQGFPPSFAGWQGAGEAIASK, encoded by the coding sequence ATGATATTCAAAAACTTCCTCTCAACAATTCTGCTTGAACTCGCATTATCAATTGGATTCTTTTTTGGCGTTGGGCAACCCTCGATCGCTGCGACACCTTCCCCTATATTTATGGTTGGGGTCAAGATTGCAACAGTTGCTGAAGTTTTACCTAATGTGGAATTGGAAGTCGATCGCTTTCTCACTTCGATTCCAGCAGGCTATTACACAATCCCCAGTGTCGAAGAGTTGAAAAGTCAGTTAGGGAAACCTCAAACCGTGTTGGTGGATGTGCGAGAAACCTCTGAGTATCGTTCTGGACATATACCTAACGCAATTAACATTCCGCTGCGAACACTAGCGCACAATCTGAATCAAATTCCGCGCGATCACCCTGTGGTGTTGTATTGCTCCTCCGGTTATCGATCAGCAATGGGTGTGATGACATTACACCTGTTGGGCTATGAGAATGTGCAGGGTTTTCCACCTAGCTTTGCAGGCTGGCAAGGCGCAGGAGAAGCGATCGCCTCCAAGTAA
- a CDS encoding cyclic nucleotide-binding domain-containing protein — translation MLSPVLTVSIFQKQSDPKVFSAGQIIFEEGQPGDEMYGILQGQVDILVNGKIVETIETGEVFDVGILVGVKNRTYTAIAKVDSKLVFLDEREFLFAVQETPMFAVEVMKSYSKRLSRLQHQV, via the coding sequence ATGCTAAGTCCTGTGTTAACAGTCAGTATCTTTCAAAAACAATCCGACCCTAAAGTATTTTCAGCAGGTCAAATCATCTTTGAAGAAGGACAGCCTGGTGATGAAATGTATGGCATTCTCCAAGGACAGGTAGATATATTAGTCAATGGCAAGATTGTAGAAACCATTGAAACGGGCGAAGTTTTTGATGTCGGAATACTTGTAGGAGTCAAAAATAGAACTTACACAGCTATTGCCAAGGTAGATAGTAAACTGGTTTTCCTTGATGAGAGAGAGTTTCTCTTTGCCGTTCAGGAAACACCCATGTTTGCCGTAGAGGTGATGAAAAGTTACTCAAAGCGTCTGAGTCGCTTGCAGCATCAGGTCTAA
- a CDS encoding cupin domain-containing protein — protein sequence MTATIMSLKTTAIRWADVIEYPQTGVKSKILLEDENCRYTLMSLAVGMHIAEHASPRNLTVNVIEGQGVLTLEGKELVLESGVFIFIPANARHALKAVTNLAFLLTLSEQSTDSHH from the coding sequence ATGACCGCAACCATAATGTCATTGAAGACTACCGCAATTCGTTGGGCGGATGTCATTGAGTATCCCCAGACTGGAGTCAAGAGCAAGATTCTGCTGGAAGATGAAAACTGCCGATATACGCTGATGTCGCTGGCGGTGGGAATGCACATCGCAGAACATGCTTCTCCTCGCAATCTCACTGTGAACGTGATTGAAGGACAGGGCGTACTGACACTGGAAGGAAAAGAGCTTGTCCTAGAATCGGGAGTCTTTATTTTTATCCCTGCTAACGCACGCCATGCGCTTAAAGCAGTGACAAACCTTGCCTTTTTATTAACGCTTTCTGAACAGTCTACTGATTCTCATCATTGA
- a CDS encoding pyridoxamine 5'-phosphate oxidase family protein → MLDIDEMSSKEIHELLHQVGYGHLGCIHEGKPYVMPMYYYLEEEDIYLFTTVGMKTHDIDTNPEICLQVEEIHGPLHWRSVIVNGRASRLTERPEIDRAMQFIKERNTTLSPAINRTWIDAEGRSEAIAIYRIHESEISGRTTDGVSSQ, encoded by the coding sequence ATGTTAGATATTGATGAAATGAGTTCAAAAGAAATACACGAACTACTACACCAAGTAGGATACGGTCATCTTGGCTGCATACACGAAGGCAAACCCTACGTGATGCCAATGTATTATTATCTCGAAGAAGAGGACATCTACCTGTTTACAACGGTGGGCATGAAGACTCATGATATTGACACGAATCCAGAAATCTGCCTACAGGTTGAAGAAATTCACGGGCCCCTTCATTGGCGCAGCGTGATTGTCAATGGTCGAGCTTCGCGCCTCACGGAGCGTCCAGAAATTGATCGCGCAATGCAGTTTATCAAAGAGCGCAATACAACGCTGTCACCCGCGATCAATCGAACCTGGATTGATGCTGAGGGACGTTCAGAAGCGATCGCAATCTACCGCATCCACGAGAGTGAGATAAGTGGACGGACAACTGATGGAGTTAGCAGTCAATAA
- a CDS encoding cation transporting ATPase C-terminal domain-containing protein, whose amino-acid sequence MVGYWGGLAFLVIVLYVPFLRQLFSFSFLHPIDLAICLGGGAMALLWFEQLKFLNRPQRIIQSKSRKPIQENL is encoded by the coding sequence TTGGTGGGTTATTGGGGGGGACTGGCTTTTCTAGTAATTGTGTTGTATGTTCCCTTCTTGCGTCAATTGTTTAGCTTCTCCTTCTTACACCCAATCGACCTGGCAATTTGTTTGGGCGGTGGGGCGATGGCTCTGCTTTGGTTTGAACAGTTAAAGTTTCTCAATCGACCCCAACGAATTATTCAATCTAAATCAAGAAAACCTATCCAAGAAAATCTTTGA
- a CDS encoding PspC domain-containing protein, with translation MIYFPLILILLFVGPALSSIAIRRSLSMRWHLVLLGIIIFYGILPLLLAWGGLGLAERFGCQTETIIFHCSNPSWLGEVVTGMVFGHWLAIITIPSAVLGSIGLISSLILKLNPLQTKVNTSAKPTAAFYRSRRHKVISGVCAAIAQRWKLPVQAVRIVTVILAVAIPGLILCLYLWLWLAFPLKPLPQPI, from the coding sequence TTGATTTACTTTCCTTTGATCTTGATACTATTATTTGTTGGCCCAGCGCTTTCTTCGATTGCAATTCGGCGATCGCTTTCGATGCGTTGGCACTTGGTTTTGCTTGGCATAATCATCTTCTACGGAATTTTACCCCTCCTACTAGCTTGGGGAGGACTGGGTTTGGCTGAACGCTTTGGTTGTCAGACAGAAACTATAATTTTTCATTGTTCTAACCCTTCCTGGCTTGGAGAAGTAGTTACAGGGATGGTTTTTGGTCACTGGCTTGCAATTATCACCATCCCATCAGCTGTTTTGGGTTCTATAGGGCTGATTAGTTCTTTAATTCTAAAACTTAATCCATTGCAAACAAAAGTAAATACTTCAGCCAAACCAACTGCCGCTTTTTACCGCAGTCGTCGCCACAAAGTAATTTCAGGAGTCTGTGCAGCAATTGCACAGCGCTGGAAACTGCCAGTTCAAGCAGTACGGATTGTCACCGTTATTTTAGCCGTTGCTATCCCTGGACTGATTTTATGTCTCTACCTTTGGTTATGGTTGGCGTTTCCACTGAAGCCACTACCGCAGCCCATTTAG